A single region of the Salipaludibacillus sp. LMS25 genome encodes:
- the dnaJ gene encoding molecular chaperone DnaJ: MSKRDFYDVLGVNKGASEAEIKKAYRKLARQYHPDVNKEADAEDKFKEVKEAYDTLSDSQKRAHYDQFGHTDPNQGFGGGAGGDFGGFSDIFDMFFGGGGGRRDPNAPRQGADMQYTMTLDFKEAVFGKETDIEIPREEECDTCLGSGAKPGTRPETCQHCGGSGQLNVEQNTPFGRVVNRRVCHHCEGTGKFVKNKCRTCGGQGKVKKRKKIHVKIPAGVDTGQQIRVSGQGESGVNGGPPGDLFVVFNVKGHEFFKRDGDDIFCEMPMTFVQAALGDEIEVPTLNGKVKLKVPAGTQTGTHFRLRGKGVPNVHGRGQGDQHIQMKVITPKKLTERQKELLREFSDISGNEMPDEQSENFFDKVKRAFKNFG, translated from the coding sequence ATGAGCAAGCGTGATTTTTACGATGTTTTAGGTGTAAACAAAGGGGCATCTGAAGCTGAAATTAAGAAAGCCTACCGAAAGCTAGCTCGACAATACCACCCGGACGTCAATAAAGAGGCGGATGCGGAGGATAAGTTTAAAGAAGTTAAGGAAGCTTATGATACGTTAAGCGATTCACAAAAGCGAGCTCATTATGATCAATTCGGTCATACCGATCCAAATCAAGGATTTGGCGGAGGAGCCGGTGGTGACTTTGGTGGTTTCAGTGATATCTTTGATATGTTCTTTGGTGGGGGCGGTGGTAGACGAGACCCTAATGCGCCAAGACAAGGTGCAGACATGCAATATACAATGACCTTAGACTTTAAAGAAGCTGTATTTGGAAAAGAAACAGATATTGAGATACCGCGGGAAGAAGAATGTGACACATGTCTAGGTTCTGGGGCTAAGCCAGGAACAAGGCCAGAGACGTGTCAACATTGCGGTGGCAGTGGTCAATTAAATGTCGAGCAAAATACGCCTTTTGGCCGTGTTGTTAATCGCCGTGTATGTCACCATTGTGAAGGTACAGGGAAATTTGTTAAAAACAAATGTCGAACGTGTGGCGGCCAAGGGAAAGTTAAAAAGCGCAAGAAAATACATGTGAAAATTCCTGCGGGTGTGGATACTGGTCAGCAGATCCGCGTTTCAGGTCAAGGTGAATCAGGTGTAAATGGTGGTCCGCCAGGAGACCTATTTGTCGTTTTTAACGTGAAGGGTCATGAGTTTTTTAAACGAGATGGGGATGACATCTTTTGTGAAATGCCGATGACCTTCGTACAAGCAGCTTTAGGTGATGAGATTGAAGTTCCGACATTAAATGGGAAAGTTAAATTAAAAGTTCCTGCAGGTACGCAAACAGGCACTCATTTTCGACTGCGTGGTAAAGGGGTTCCAAACGTTCATGGAAGAGGGCAAGGAGACCAACATATTCAAATGAAAGTCATTACGCCTAAAAAACTTACAGAACGACAAAAAGAGCTTCTCCGAGAGTTTTCAGACATAAGCGGAAATGAAATGCCGGATGAACAAAGTGAGAATTTTTTTGATAAAGTGAAAAGAGCTTTTAAGAATTTTGGATAA
- a CDS encoding 16S rRNA (uracil(1498)-N(3))-methyltransferase, translating to MQRYFLSKEQFQEKHVLIDGETARHISKVMRMGPGDNVICCDGEGVCHYCTLDNVSVDVVRATITGELTDNTELPVKVTIAHGLPKGDKLELVIQKATELGSSGFIPFQAERSVVKWDKKKELKKIERWRKIAKEASEQSHRQLVPYIESVHSLSALINKFTSYSSVILAYEEDAKQHKNNAFHQSLSELRPGDNLLFIVGPEGGFSEQEVSMMQTAGAICCSLGPRILRTETAPLYALSAISYYFELSG from the coding sequence ATGCAACGATATTTTTTAAGTAAGGAACAATTTCAAGAGAAGCACGTTTTAATCGATGGTGAAACAGCACGGCATATCAGCAAGGTGATGAGAATGGGCCCTGGTGATAATGTCATATGTTGTGATGGAGAAGGGGTTTGTCACTATTGTACATTAGATAACGTGTCAGTAGATGTTGTTAGGGCAACGATAACAGGAGAGCTCACAGATAATACGGAATTACCTGTGAAGGTGACGATCGCTCACGGTTTGCCTAAGGGGGATAAGCTGGAGCTTGTCATTCAAAAAGCGACAGAGCTTGGATCGTCCGGATTTATCCCTTTTCAAGCAGAAAGATCTGTTGTGAAATGGGATAAAAAGAAAGAATTAAAAAAAATTGAACGGTGGCGCAAAATAGCGAAAGAGGCAAGTGAACAATCACATCGTCAGCTTGTACCGTATATAGAGTCTGTTCACTCATTATCAGCGCTAATTAACAAGTTTACATCGTATTCAAGTGTCATCTTAGCTTATGAAGAAGATGCGAAACAACATAAAAATAACGCCTTTCATCAGTCACTTTCTGAATTAAGGCCAGGTGATAATCTTCTTTTTATAGTAGGACCTGAAGGTGGTTTTTCGGAACAGGAAGTGAGCATGATGCAAACTGCTGGTGCTATATGCTGTTCTTTAGGGCCAAGAATTTTACGCACGGAGACGGCACCATTGTATGCTTTGTCAGCCATATCATATTATTTTGAATTATCGGGGTGA
- the prmA gene encoding 50S ribosomal protein L11 methyltransferase, with protein MKWSEICIHTTQEAVEPVSNILHEAGASGVVIEDPDELFKERESIFGEVYDLSADDYPEEGVMLKAYLPVNSFLAEAVEEIKEAINQLLLYDIDLGHNKVTLSEVNEEEWSTAWKKYYKPVKVSDHITITPTWEDYQPVGDEEIVIELDPGMAFGTGTHPTTVLCIQALERHLYDGASVVDVGTGTGVLSIAAAKLGAAKVHALDLDEVAVKSAKLNVKLNKVQETVDVTQDNLLDNPAIIPDVIVANILAEVIVQMTDEAFQSLKASGTFIMSGIIQTKRDMVKDALQSAGFVIKEIIEMEDWLAFVASKPE; from the coding sequence ATGAAGTGGTCTGAAATATGTATTCACACTACTCAAGAGGCAGTTGAACCAGTCAGTAACATTTTGCATGAAGCCGGTGCAAGCGGAGTAGTTATTGAAGATCCCGATGAGCTTTTCAAAGAACGGGAGTCTATTTTTGGAGAAGTGTATGACCTTTCCGCAGATGATTATCCTGAAGAGGGGGTCATGTTAAAAGCCTATCTCCCTGTGAACAGTTTCTTAGCTGAAGCTGTTGAAGAAATTAAAGAAGCCATTAACCAACTCCTTCTCTATGATATTGATCTCGGCCATAATAAGGTCACATTAAGTGAGGTTAATGAAGAAGAATGGTCCACAGCATGGAAAAAATATTATAAGCCGGTTAAAGTCTCGGACCATATCACAATAACCCCTACATGGGAAGACTATCAACCTGTCGGTGACGAGGAGATCGTGATTGAACTAGACCCGGGTATGGCATTTGGGACGGGGACACATCCAACCACCGTGCTCTGTATCCAGGCATTGGAGCGTCATCTGTATGATGGCGCTTCTGTAGTGGATGTAGGTACAGGAACTGGCGTTTTAAGCATTGCAGCAGCTAAGTTAGGTGCTGCTAAGGTTCATGCGTTAGATTTAGATGAAGTAGCAGTGAAATCAGCTAAATTAAATGTAAAGCTTAATAAAGTGCAAGAGACGGTGGATGTGACCCAGGACAATTTATTAGATAATCCAGCGATTATACCTGATGTAATCGTAGCCAACATTCTAGCTGAAGTGATCGTTCAAATGACAGACGAGGCGTTTCAATCATTAAAAGCGAGTGGAACATTCATTATGTCAGGGATCATTCAAACAAAACGAGATATGGTAAAAGACGCCTTACAATCTGCTGGTTTTGTCATTAAAGAAATTATTGAAATGGAAGACTGGCTAGCATTCGTGGCCAGTAAACCGGAGTAA